From bacterium, the proteins below share one genomic window:
- a CDS encoding aromatic ring-opening dioxygenase subunit LigA — protein sequence MGLYYVQKFLYELNRDEGIQQQYHADRRGVLTGYELTDEEIEALVEPDIGLLFHLGVNGQILMHFAALHQIEWADYLQRMRDGIAKHGPVREGVYAMTGYKGVGEA from the coding sequence ATGGGTCTCTACTACGTGCAGAAGTTCCTCTACGAGCTCAACCGCGACGAAGGAATTCAGCAGCAATACCACGCTGATCGGCGCGGCGTGCTCACCGGGTATGAGCTGACCGATGAGGAGATCGAGGCCCTGGTGGAGCCCGACATCGGGCTGTTGTTCCACCTCGGAGTGAACGGCCAGATCCTGATGCACTTCGCAGCACTGCATCAGATCGAGTGGGCCGACTACCTCCAGCGCATGAGAGACGGCATCGCCAAGCACGGCCCGGTACGCGAAGGGGTATACGCCATGACCGGCTACAAGGGAGTGGGAGAGGCCTGA